One segment of Castanea sativa cultivar Marrone di Chiusa Pesio chromosome 3, ASM4071231v1 DNA contains the following:
- the LOC142627730 gene encoding uncharacterized protein LOC142627730 isoform X1, translating to MGLSTNFEDLTDRRLLKQVHDNVHGNIYLEPISLKFIDTEEFQRLRELKQLGLSNMVYPGAVHSRFEHSLGVYWLAGKAVDTIKTCQGLELGIERSDIKLVKLAGLLHDVGHGPFSHMFEKEFLPRVFNGLTWSHEDMSVQMVDHIVDEHNIDIDPDSLTKVKQMIIASSEHGSTENMKEKKFLYDIVANGRNGIDVDKFDYIVRDSRACGLGCNFHFERLMESMQVMGDEICYRAKDYLTIHKLFATRADLHRTVYTHAKVKAIELMVVDALLKANDSLDIASSIHQPAEFWKLDDTILKIIEISNTQELKEARDIIQRIRRRELYQFCNEFSVPKDKMEHFKTITPQDIICSQKTGGVTLEEEDIVVSNVKIDLTRGRNNPLQSIKFFKDYDSDEVFSIQDDRISHLLPAFYQDMIVRVYSKKPELVEAVSEAFENFQLKTFGKKAQVHSTPDSKKQRRR from the exons ATGGGACTTTCTACCAACTTTGAAGACTTGACGGACCGGCGTTTGTTGAAGCAAGTCCACGACAACGTTCACGGCAACATCTATCTCGAGCCG ATCTCTCTGAAGTTCATAGATACTGAGGAGTTTCAGAG GCTTCGTGAGCTAAAGCAGCTTG GTTTATCGAACATGGTCTACCCAGGGGCAGTTCATTCTCGGTTTGAACATTCACTAGGGGTTTATTGGTTGGCTGGCAAAGCTGTTGATACTATTAAAACTTGTCAA GGCTTAGAGCTTGGAATTGAGCGTTCagatattaaattagtaaaactTGCTG GACTACTGCATGATGTTGGCCATGGGCCATTCAGCCACATGTTTGAGAAGGAGTTTCTTCCTCGGGTTTTTAATGGCCTCACATG GTCTCATGAGGATATGTCTGTGCAGATGGTAGACCACATTGTTGATGAGCACAATATTGACATTGATCCTGACTCCCTTACGAAAGTGAAG CAAATGATCATTGCAAGCTCTGAACATGGTTCAACAGAA AATATGAAGGAAAAGAAGTTCTTGTATGATATTGTTGCAAATGGTCGAAATGGAATAGATGTTGACAA GTTTGACTACATAGTTCGGGACTCTCGGGCTTGTGGTCTTGGCtgcaattttcattttgagag GTTGATGGAATCTATGCAAGTTATGGGTGACGAGATATGTTACCGTGCTAAGGATT ATCTGACAATCCACAAGTTATTTGCCACTCGTGCTGATTTGCATCGAACAGTATATACACATGCTAAAGTGAAG GCAATAGAACTCATGGTTGTTGATGCCCTGTTAAAAGCAAATGATAGTCTTGACATTGCATCCTCAATTCATCAACCAGCAGAATTTTGGAAG TTAGATGACACAATCTTAAAAATCATTGAAATTTCTAATACCCAAGAGCTCAAGGAAGCAAGAGACATTATCCAACGCATTCGAAGAAGGGAGCTATATCAG TTCTGCAATGAGTTCTCTGTCCCAAAGGACAAGATGGAGCACTTCAAAACGATCACTCCCCAAGATATCATTTGCTCCCAG AAAACGGGTGGTGTGACgctagaagaagaagatattgtTGTGAGCAATGTTAAGATTGATTTGACACGAGGAAGAAACAACCCTCTTCAAAG CATCAAATTCTTCAAG GATTATGACAGTGATGAGGTATTCTCAATCCAAGATGATCGCATCAGCCACTTGCTGCCTGCATTTTACCAAGATATGATAGTGAGGGTGTACTCTAAGAAGCCTGAACTG GTGGAAGCAGTGTCTGAGGCCTTCGAAAACTTTCAGCTGAAGACTTTTGGAAAGAAAGCACAGGTTCATTCAACTCCTGACTCAAAGAAGCAGCGCCGGAGATAA
- the LOC142627730 gene encoding uncharacterized protein LOC142627730 isoform X2, giving the protein MVYPGAVHSRFEHSLGVYWLAGKAVDTIKTCQGLELGIERSDIKLVKLAGLLHDVGHGPFSHMFEKEFLPRVFNGLTWSHEDMSVQMVDHIVDEHNIDIDPDSLTKVKQMIIASSEHGSTENMKEKKFLYDIVANGRNGIDVDKFDYIVRDSRACGLGCNFHFERLMESMQVMGDEICYRAKDYLTIHKLFATRADLHRTVYTHAKVKAIELMVVDALLKANDSLDIASSIHQPAEFWKLDDTILKIIEISNTQELKEARDIIQRIRRRELYQFCNEFSVPKDKMEHFKTITPQDIICSQKTGGVTLEEEDIVVSNVKIDLTRGRNNPLQSIKFFKDYDSDEVFSIQDDRISHLLPAFYQDMIVRVYSKKPELVEAVSEAFENFQLKTFGKKAQVHSTPDSKKQRRR; this is encoded by the exons ATGGTCTACCCAGGGGCAGTTCATTCTCGGTTTGAACATTCACTAGGGGTTTATTGGTTGGCTGGCAAAGCTGTTGATACTATTAAAACTTGTCAA GGCTTAGAGCTTGGAATTGAGCGTTCagatattaaattagtaaaactTGCTG GACTACTGCATGATGTTGGCCATGGGCCATTCAGCCACATGTTTGAGAAGGAGTTTCTTCCTCGGGTTTTTAATGGCCTCACATG GTCTCATGAGGATATGTCTGTGCAGATGGTAGACCACATTGTTGATGAGCACAATATTGACATTGATCCTGACTCCCTTACGAAAGTGAAG CAAATGATCATTGCAAGCTCTGAACATGGTTCAACAGAA AATATGAAGGAAAAGAAGTTCTTGTATGATATTGTTGCAAATGGTCGAAATGGAATAGATGTTGACAA GTTTGACTACATAGTTCGGGACTCTCGGGCTTGTGGTCTTGGCtgcaattttcattttgagag GTTGATGGAATCTATGCAAGTTATGGGTGACGAGATATGTTACCGTGCTAAGGATT ATCTGACAATCCACAAGTTATTTGCCACTCGTGCTGATTTGCATCGAACAGTATATACACATGCTAAAGTGAAG GCAATAGAACTCATGGTTGTTGATGCCCTGTTAAAAGCAAATGATAGTCTTGACATTGCATCCTCAATTCATCAACCAGCAGAATTTTGGAAG TTAGATGACACAATCTTAAAAATCATTGAAATTTCTAATACCCAAGAGCTCAAGGAAGCAAGAGACATTATCCAACGCATTCGAAGAAGGGAGCTATATCAG TTCTGCAATGAGTTCTCTGTCCCAAAGGACAAGATGGAGCACTTCAAAACGATCACTCCCCAAGATATCATTTGCTCCCAG AAAACGGGTGGTGTGACgctagaagaagaagatattgtTGTGAGCAATGTTAAGATTGATTTGACACGAGGAAGAAACAACCCTCTTCAAAG CATCAAATTCTTCAAG GATTATGACAGTGATGAGGTATTCTCAATCCAAGATGATCGCATCAGCCACTTGCTGCCTGCATTTTACCAAGATATGATAGTGAGGGTGTACTCTAAGAAGCCTGAACTG GTGGAAGCAGTGTCTGAGGCCTTCGAAAACTTTCAGCTGAAGACTTTTGGAAAGAAAGCACAGGTTCATTCAACTCCTGACTCAAAGAAGCAGCGCCGGAGATAA